One stretch of Alcaligenes faecalis DNA includes these proteins:
- a CDS encoding host specificity factor TipJ family phage tail protein gives MKTVYLTRTPDQAGPEIHQVADLLTFLRSEFGQWPAGARIIHQPDGRVVTPVTPSDIPRLRELPGPFIIEVFPRGPETWIPMLISLAVSAALSIVSMMLAPSPPNQTARNIRSESPNNGLSDRVNRERVNGRIPDIYGTVRSTPDLLCAHRVFENHVEKEIAYMCIGRGAYEVSDIRDGTTPVADIAGASVAVYGPYTSPNGGQPQQVIGNQINVPVLMTKRENAVNGQVLQPPNASRLVLSPMVFESPNLIRSVDGRVDFTEQFLAGDVIEVKGARVTSGVYQYVAPAETAGISNSNYETGYLTLGGDQSEHWEAGQVVTITNGTFAWIGVTGGDKGELYDASRNINGTYEILGVSVVGSLSKTTVIALNISQNYSSWPGPLGNVHTSPTGNPTLTRPSGEALYDLSGTYTINTLNSDVLTLSNPVAVNPDWDVMANEYGGASGTLTVTIEAQKERWVGWMIAESATPIRRAICNLVALNGLYADNGRQQYRRDVTVQLHAVPLDEHRNPTGPEQVFHGTVQGSGTSRATRALTMDVDLGAESLRWQFRMLRTSDSDTSFEGQVVDEVKWRDLYVAAPVAQPHFGDVTMVQSSTFATDGALAVKERKLNALVTRKLPRRVEGSTFTSELYPTNNVADILSAISLDPKMGNRTAAEVDFDNLYATAAEINEYFGVNVAQFNYTIDADSLSFEEIVAMIAEAVFCKAYRRGSVLRLHFERETPDSAILFNHRNKVPGSETRTTSFGPAEQYDGVEFQWVRPSDDSVQTIYLPADRTAVNPKSVESVGVRVPEQAHFHAWRAWNKIRYQTEVTEFDALPEANLLTLSERILNADNTLGFCQDGEVISVDGLAIELSQPFDWGEGAYNIFLQNADGLVESIPVSNGGGRRYALLARVPRVPIVTEGYNPTKYIIADAADRRSARPFLVTEKDVPNEDGTIPLTAINYDARYYTNDADYRA, from the coding sequence ATGAAAACTGTTTATCTCACTCGCACGCCAGACCAGGCAGGGCCGGAGATCCACCAGGTCGCTGATCTGCTGACGTTCTTGCGCTCGGAGTTTGGGCAGTGGCCAGCAGGTGCGCGGATTATTCATCAGCCGGACGGGCGGGTGGTGACACCAGTGACGCCGTCTGACATCCCGCGTTTACGTGAACTACCGGGGCCTTTCATCATTGAGGTGTTCCCGCGTGGGCCGGAAACGTGGATTCCGATGCTGATAAGCCTGGCTGTGTCGGCTGCCCTGTCGATTGTGTCGATGATGCTGGCCCCCAGCCCTCCGAATCAGACGGCACGCAATATCCGCAGCGAGTCGCCAAACAATGGCCTGTCTGACCGAGTGAACCGCGAGCGGGTCAACGGCCGCATCCCCGACATTTATGGCACCGTGCGCTCAACGCCGGATTTGCTCTGTGCGCATCGTGTGTTTGAGAACCACGTCGAGAAAGAGATTGCTTATATGTGCATTGGGCGCGGTGCCTATGAGGTCTCAGACATTCGGGATGGCACGACGCCAGTGGCCGATATCGCTGGGGCGTCTGTAGCGGTCTACGGGCCATACACATCGCCTAACGGCGGGCAGCCACAGCAAGTCATTGGGAATCAGATCAATGTGCCTGTGCTGATGACCAAGCGTGAGAACGCGGTAAACGGGCAGGTACTACAGCCGCCCAATGCCTCGCGTCTGGTCCTGTCTCCCATGGTCTTCGAATCGCCAAATCTTATCCGCAGTGTGGATGGCAGGGTGGACTTTACTGAACAGTTCCTGGCTGGTGATGTGATTGAAGTAAAAGGAGCTCGTGTTACATCCGGGGTGTACCAGTATGTCGCCCCTGCAGAGACGGCTGGCATATCTAACAGTAATTATGAGACAGGTTACTTAACTCTGGGCGGCGACCAGTCTGAGCATTGGGAGGCGGGGCAGGTTGTGACCATTACCAATGGCACCTTCGCTTGGATTGGTGTGACTGGTGGCGATAAAGGCGAGCTCTATGACGCTTCTCGGAATATTAATGGTACGTACGAAATCCTTGGAGTCAGTGTCGTTGGGAGTTTGAGCAAGACTACTGTGATAGCTCTGAATATTTCACAGAACTATTCATCTTGGCCTGGCCCGCTGGGGAATGTTCATACCTCCCCCACTGGGAACCCTACATTGACACGACCTTCGGGCGAAGCGCTTTATGACTTGTCCGGCACGTACACCATCAATACCCTCAATAGTGACGTGTTGACGCTGTCTAACCCGGTTGCTGTGAACCCGGATTGGGATGTGATGGCCAATGAGTATGGTGGTGCCTCGGGTACGTTGACGGTGACAATTGAAGCTCAGAAGGAGCGATGGGTAGGGTGGATGATTGCGGAGTCAGCAACGCCGATCCGACGAGCAATCTGCAACCTGGTGGCCCTCAATGGCTTATACGCGGATAACGGACGCCAGCAATACCGGCGTGACGTAACGGTGCAATTGCATGCCGTACCGCTCGATGAGCACCGCAATCCAACTGGGCCTGAGCAGGTGTTTCATGGAACAGTGCAGGGTTCGGGCACATCCCGTGCCACGCGTGCGTTGACTATGGACGTGGATCTGGGCGCCGAGTCTTTGCGCTGGCAGTTCCGTATGCTGCGTACGAGCGATTCTGATACCAGCTTCGAAGGGCAGGTGGTTGACGAGGTGAAGTGGCGGGATTTGTACGTGGCAGCTCCGGTCGCTCAGCCGCACTTTGGTGATGTGACGATGGTGCAGTCTTCTACGTTTGCGACTGACGGGGCGTTGGCGGTGAAAGAGCGCAAGTTGAATGCGCTTGTGACGCGCAAACTGCCTCGGCGTGTTGAGGGTTCTACGTTTACCAGCGAGCTTTACCCCACGAACAATGTTGCTGACATTCTTTCTGCTATCAGCCTGGACCCTAAAATGGGCAATCGGACGGCTGCCGAGGTGGACTTTGACAATCTGTACGCGACGGCTGCGGAGATCAATGAGTACTTTGGCGTGAATGTTGCTCAGTTCAACTACACGATTGACGCTGACAGCCTGTCCTTTGAAGAGATCGTGGCCATGATTGCCGAGGCTGTGTTCTGCAAGGCCTACCGCCGGGGCAGTGTGCTGCGGCTTCACTTTGAGCGGGAGACGCCCGATAGCGCGATCCTCTTTAACCATCGAAACAAGGTGCCGGGTTCTGAGACGCGAACCACGTCTTTTGGGCCAGCCGAGCAGTATGACGGGGTTGAGTTCCAGTGGGTAAGACCCTCTGACGACTCCGTGCAGACGATTTATCTTCCGGCAGACCGCACGGCGGTCAATCCGAAGTCGGTGGAATCTGTCGGTGTACGGGTGCCTGAGCAGGCGCATTTTCACGCTTGGCGAGCCTGGAACAAGATCCGCTATCAAACGGAGGTCACCGAGTTTGATGCGCTGCCAGAGGCCAATTTGCTGACTCTATCCGAGCGAATCCTGAATGCTGACAACACTCTGGGTTTCTGCCAGGACGGTGAAGTGATCAGCGTGGATGGCCTGGCCATTGAGCTGTCCCAGCCCTTTGATTGGGGCGAGGGCGCGTACAACATCTTTTTGCAGAACGCGGATGGCCTGGTGGAGAGCATCCCAGTGTCGAATGGCGGAGGGCGGCGCTATGCATTGCTTGCGCGTGTACCGCGCGTGCCGATTGTCACCGAGGGGTATAACCCGACGAAGTACATCATCGCGGACGCCGCAGATCGGCGCAGTGCCAGGCCGTTTCTGGTAACAGAAAAGGATGTGCCGAACGAAGACGGAACGATCCCGCTGACCGCTATTAATTACGACGCTCGGTATTACACGAACGACGCTGATTACCGCGCTTGA
- a CDS encoding SGNH/GDSL hydrolase family protein produces the protein MSYITAQELRDASIDAGTLEKFALGGVGEQNLNREGVDVETLQTIKDRTLEIARQAANMQTYLTKEEADAAQPQPKGVMAQVTNGPGQGYWVSDGSQWIWSGLQPTDYKYRVAANNVALSTLLKMGVYGSAAENGHPDLPANFPVGVGKVIRVERQLDAGVSWYVTQYLSQTDRPQFEWTRRVLSSGATTSWVMPFDQSIIGVTDANAKQLLRPGTYVLTGAPTKLPADWPSGATPLAKVELHGGFRITTLFPTSDAALRWQSVGGAEWSKDKGYDLTAASNFTRNYAYRGLVAQGNADELHDEGHYMLTQPATGLPADAPNETALVDVEVYGSFAVQTVRYRNQMKSVWQRSGTITSAGVATWQTYQKVGGGDNPLAGAVIAVIGDSIVESGNWPEQLASATGATVHKFGFGGCRMSAYPTSMGRYDGMCGYAIATCIGSGDYTYLLDCAEAVAQPPTSDDNRPQAAALAALDWSTVDILVIAFGTNDWTRPDLDLGTGYTPDPTGMTLRGSVAHIINAIQSAYPNIRIVFQLPAYRTFGGGASTTDDAWVPRANNIALPDVNEAIADVAQRTGSPSMDMLRDGTVNRHTADHYLRDGIHPRPGVGFDLWAKRIAGWLRSIA, from the coding sequence ATGAGCTATATCACCGCGCAAGAGTTACGGGATGCCAGTATTGATGCCGGGACACTTGAGAAATTTGCCCTAGGTGGGGTTGGGGAGCAAAACCTTAATCGTGAGGGTGTGGATGTTGAGACCCTTCAGACCATAAAAGACCGGACTTTGGAAATCGCCCGTCAGGCCGCCAACATGCAGACGTATCTGACGAAGGAAGAGGCGGACGCGGCCCAGCCACAACCTAAGGGAGTTATGGCGCAGGTCACCAACGGCCCTGGTCAAGGCTATTGGGTGTCCGATGGCTCGCAATGGATTTGGTCTGGGCTCCAGCCGACTGACTACAAGTACCGAGTCGCTGCGAACAACGTAGCACTTTCCACACTGTTGAAGATGGGAGTTTATGGCAGTGCCGCTGAAAATGGGCACCCCGATTTGCCAGCCAACTTTCCAGTGGGAGTAGGCAAGGTCATTCGGGTAGAGAGACAGCTTGATGCTGGTGTGAGTTGGTACGTGACCCAGTATCTATCGCAAACTGATCGGCCGCAGTTTGAATGGACCCGGCGTGTATTGTCTAGTGGAGCGACCACTAGTTGGGTGATGCCTTTTGATCAGTCGATTATTGGTGTGACCGATGCGAATGCGAAACAGCTATTACGGCCAGGTACCTACGTACTGACAGGAGCTCCAACGAAGCTGCCTGCAGATTGGCCGTCTGGTGCGACGCCGTTAGCGAAGGTTGAGCTGCACGGCGGTTTCCGGATCACAACTCTATTCCCGACCAGTGATGCTGCGCTTCGGTGGCAGTCCGTTGGTGGGGCAGAGTGGAGCAAAGACAAAGGTTACGACCTGACGGCGGCGTCGAACTTTACCCGTAACTATGCTTACCGTGGATTAGTCGCGCAGGGCAATGCTGATGAGTTGCATGACGAAGGGCATTACATGCTCACGCAACCGGCAACGGGGCTGCCCGCAGACGCACCGAATGAAACAGCGCTTGTTGACGTTGAGGTGTACGGCTCATTTGCTGTTCAGACCGTGCGTTATCGGAATCAGATGAAAAGTGTGTGGCAGCGGTCGGGCACCATTACAAGTGCAGGCGTTGCTACTTGGCAGACTTATCAGAAGGTTGGCGGTGGTGACAACCCGCTAGCTGGAGCCGTCATTGCAGTGATTGGCGACAGCATCGTTGAAAGTGGGAACTGGCCAGAGCAATTGGCCTCAGCCACTGGCGCAACAGTTCATAAATTCGGCTTCGGAGGATGCCGGATGTCCGCTTATCCGACAAGCATGGGACGCTACGACGGAATGTGCGGGTATGCAATTGCTACCTGCATTGGCAGCGGTGACTATACATACCTGCTGGATTGCGCTGAAGCAGTGGCACAGCCACCAACAAGTGACGACAACAGGCCGCAGGCAGCAGCGCTCGCTGCACTGGATTGGTCCACTGTCGATATTTTGGTGATCGCATTCGGCACGAACGATTGGACGCGCCCAGACCTTGATTTAGGGACTGGTTACACGCCAGACCCAACAGGCATGACCCTTCGTGGTTCTGTGGCTCACATTATCAATGCAATCCAGTCCGCATACCCAAACATTCGCATCGTCTTTCAGTTGCCCGCATATAGAACATTTGGCGGTGGAGCAAGCACAACCGACGACGCTTGGGTTCCACGAGCAAACAACATTGCACTCCCTGACGTGAACGAAGCGATTGCCGATGTGGCCCAGAGGACGGGCAGCCCAAGCATGGACATGCTCCGAGATGGAACGGTCAATCGACACACAGCTGATCACTATCTGCGAGATGGTATCCACCCGCGTCCCGGTGTTGGATTCGATCTGTGGGCAAAGCGGATTGCTGGCTGGCTGCGCTCCATAGCATGA
- a CDS encoding twin-arginine translocase TatA/TatE family subunit — MPTVNKGKKPMLHNDGAHLPITTGSALLIYKWTLQEFVLLLWAAYVLILIVIKLPDFLRSAARLVGGLQRAWGNFKEWKRGSKN; from the coding sequence ATGCCGACCGTAAACAAGGGGAAGAAACCAATGCTGCACAACGATGGAGCACATCTGCCGATTACCACCGGCTCAGCATTACTGATCTACAAGTGGACGCTGCAAGAGTTCGTGTTGCTGCTGTGGGCGGCTTATGTGCTGATTCTTATTGTGATCAAGCTACCAGACTTCTTGCGGTCGGCAGCCCGTTTGGTTGGTGGTCTGCAGCGTGCATGGGGGAACTTTAAGGAGTGGAAGCGTGGATCTAAAAACTAA
- a CDS encoding lysozyme gives MDLKTKVGTGIIAAAIGLVAAWEGRSLVAYVDPVGIPTICDGYTHGVKLGDVATPERCDALTEQEVRNALGVVDRSVPQALPDGVRVALASFVYNVGAGAYGKSTLLRKLRAGDLSGACNQLPLWVYAGGKKLRGLERRREAERQICLSSLR, from the coding sequence GTGGATCTAAAAACTAAAGTCGGCACAGGGATAATTGCGGCCGCGATTGGTCTGGTGGCTGCTTGGGAGGGGCGTTCGCTGGTGGCCTATGTGGACCCTGTGGGTATCCCAACTATCTGCGACGGCTATACCCATGGCGTGAAGCTGGGCGATGTGGCTACGCCGGAGCGTTGCGATGCTTTGACAGAGCAGGAAGTGCGCAATGCGCTGGGCGTGGTGGACCGCTCGGTGCCGCAAGCTCTGCCGGATGGTGTGCGCGTGGCGCTGGCCAGCTTTGTCTATAACGTGGGGGCTGGCGCTTACGGTAAGTCCACGCTGTTGCGCAAGCTACGGGCTGGCGATCTGTCTGGGGCCTGCAACCAACTCCCGCTCTGGGTGTATGCCGGGGGCAAGAAGTTGCGCGGATTGGAGCGACGTCGGGAAGCGGAGAGGCAGATATGTCTATCAAGTCTGCGATAA
- a CDS encoding DUF2514 family protein: protein MSIKSAITGAAVLAALFIGLQIYGAAQHRKGYDQAQTEYLIAVAHAEGRARQIEHELTEEMEARDRETQEQLVQIASAERRAADERVRRSAEEYAARYRRDTALASAAAERQAADTVIRLFAELLGELDEMAEVYAAEADRRRVVGLVCESTYNSAQILGQTMSINN, encoded by the coding sequence ATGTCTATCAAGTCTGCGATAACTGGGGCTGCTGTATTGGCAGCCCTTTTTATTGGGCTGCAGATCTACGGCGCAGCCCAGCATAGGAAAGGCTACGACCAGGCCCAGACTGAATACCTGATCGCTGTCGCGCATGCAGAGGGCAGGGCGCGGCAGATCGAGCATGAGTTAACTGAAGAAATGGAGGCCCGTGATCGTGAAACCCAAGAACAACTGGTACAAATTGCTAGTGCTGAGCGCCGCGCTGCTGATGAGCGGGTGCGCAGGTCTGCCGAAGAATACGCAGCCCGCTATCGTCGGGATACCGCGCTTGCCAGCGCTGCCGCAGAGCGCCAGGCAGCCGACACCGTCATCAGATTGTTTGCCGAGTTGCTTGGAGAGCTTGATGAAATGGCGGAAGTCTACGCAGCAGAGGCTGACCGTCGACGAGTAGTTGGGTTGGTGTGTGAGAGCACCTATAACTCTGCGCAGATTCTCGGCCAAACTATGTCAATTAATAATTGA
- a CDS encoding SOS response-associated peptidase has translation MEKCMCGRIRQAREPVDYIESMNWNPRNLGKLADGLKYNVPPGTRPLVMHQLGDGSDQIDRLFWGYKPEWYKRSPVINARLDTILKKSPMWRSLLGKRVLVPADGWFEWTGETGDKQPWFIHAKNSEPIYMAAITAWQPGKEDDVEHGFAIVTDASAGGMVDIHDRRPVVLMPDAAREWTSPGTSVESALELLSTARPETAFAWHPVTRQMSNVKYQEPNTNQTSAIQRPIDHRAKS, from the coding sequence ATGGAGAAATGCATGTGTGGACGAATTAGACAAGCCCGCGAACCAGTTGACTATATAGAGTCGATGAACTGGAATCCTCGCAACCTTGGCAAACTGGCAGATGGCCTGAAGTACAACGTGCCACCTGGCACCCGCCCCCTCGTCATGCACCAGCTCGGTGATGGCAGCGATCAGATAGATAGGCTGTTCTGGGGCTACAAACCAGAGTGGTACAAGCGCTCGCCGGTGATCAACGCCCGGCTGGACACGATTTTGAAGAAGTCGCCGATGTGGCGAAGCCTACTCGGCAAGCGTGTACTTGTGCCGGCAGACGGCTGGTTTGAGTGGACGGGGGAAACTGGCGACAAGCAACCTTGGTTTATTCATGCGAAGAACAGTGAGCCGATCTATATGGCCGCAATTACGGCTTGGCAGCCTGGCAAGGAAGATGACGTTGAACACGGCTTTGCCATCGTGACAGATGCCAGTGCGGGCGGCATGGTGGATATTCACGACCGTAGGCCGGTAGTTTTAATGCCAGATGCCGCTCGCGAGTGGACTTCGCCAGGCACCAGCGTCGAATCGGCGCTGGAACTGTTGAGCACCGCACGGCCAGAAACGGCGTTCGCCTGGCACCCCGTCACCAGGCAGATGAGTAATGTGAAGTATCAAGAGCCGAATACTAACCAAACATCCGCTATTCAAAGGCCTATTGACCATCGTGCGAAAAGTTAA
- a CDS encoding VIT1/CCC1 transporter family protein, producing the protein MRHAERHKTHRTGWLRAAVLGANDGIVSTASLVLGVAATGASAKSILVAGVASLVAGAMSMAAGEYVSVSSQADTERADLAREQAELAKNPEQELAELTDIYVNRGLDKNLAASVAAQLMAHDAIGAHARDELGLSDTLVAKPVQAALASASTFAAGALFPLLVVLLLPTSALMWYVAGSSLFFLAFLGLIAAKAGGAPLFASTARVTFWGALAMGLTAGVGALFGVAA; encoded by the coding sequence ATGAGACATGCTGAAAGACATAAGACGCACCGCACAGGCTGGCTTAGGGCCGCAGTTCTTGGGGCAAATGACGGAATTGTCTCTACGGCAAGCTTGGTCCTAGGTGTGGCAGCCACAGGAGCAAGTGCAAAGAGCATTCTTGTTGCAGGCGTCGCCAGCCTAGTGGCTGGGGCCATGTCGATGGCGGCAGGTGAGTATGTATCGGTCAGCTCGCAAGCCGATACAGAGCGTGCGGATCTTGCCCGTGAACAAGCGGAGTTGGCTAAAAACCCAGAGCAGGAACTGGCAGAGCTCACTGACATTTATGTTAATCGAGGCTTGGATAAAAATCTGGCTGCAAGCGTAGCGGCCCAGCTAATGGCCCACGACGCAATTGGGGCCCATGCGCGAGACGAGCTGGGCTTATCAGACACGTTGGTAGCCAAGCCCGTGCAGGCCGCATTGGCCTCGGCTTCGACTTTTGCTGCTGGAGCATTGTTCCCTTTGCTTGTGGTTCTTTTGCTCCCGACTTCTGCACTCATGTGGTACGTCGCGGGTAGTTCACTGTTCTTTCTTGCCTTTCTAGGTTTGATCGCAGCAAAGGCAGGCGGCGCTCCTTTGTTCGCCTCAACCGCTCGCGTGACTTTTTGGGGGGCATTAGCCATGGGGTTAACGGCTGGTGTGGGTGCTTTATTTGGTGTTGCCGCTTAG
- the tauA gene encoding taurine ABC transporter substrate-binding protein — MSLTRTLQHLGLALAASVVSLTAQATSLTVAYQTIPTPSNVPQADGVYEKETGAKIDWRKFDGGAEVINAVASGDVQIAYLGSSPLAAAASRKLPIETFLIAAELGTSEELVVRNGSGIQAPQDLVGKTIATPFVSTSHYSLLAALKHWKIDPKQVNIINLTPANIVAAWARGDIDGAYTWDPALSKAKESGRVLISSGELAKLGAPTFDVWLVRKDFAEKHPDIVSAFARVTLASYQSYTRDPAAWVANADNISKLSRLTGATPQEIPNVLAGSGFLSAADQIKTLGQPTAKALADTSAFLKEQGRIDEVLPDYAAYTTSKYVEAAASQAK; from the coding sequence ATGTCGTTGACGAGAACTCTGCAGCATCTGGGCCTGGCCTTGGCGGCCAGCGTCGTATCTTTGACAGCCCAGGCCACCAGCCTGACGGTCGCCTATCAGACCATTCCCACTCCGTCGAACGTGCCTCAGGCAGACGGTGTTTATGAAAAAGAAACCGGCGCCAAGATCGACTGGCGCAAGTTTGATGGTGGGGCAGAAGTCATCAATGCCGTCGCTTCAGGCGACGTGCAGATTGCCTATTTAGGTTCCAGCCCCTTGGCCGCTGCGGCCAGCCGTAAATTACCTATCGAGACCTTCCTGATCGCGGCCGAACTGGGCACCAGCGAAGAGCTGGTTGTGCGTAACGGTTCGGGTATTCAGGCTCCCCAAGATCTTGTCGGCAAGACGATTGCCACGCCTTTTGTATCGACCAGTCATTACAGTCTGCTGGCTGCGCTCAAGCATTGGAAGATCGACCCCAAGCAGGTCAACATCATTAATCTGACGCCGGCCAATATCGTAGCGGCCTGGGCTCGTGGTGATATTGATGGTGCTTATACATGGGACCCGGCCTTGAGCAAGGCCAAGGAAAGCGGCAGGGTACTGATCAGTTCTGGCGAACTGGCCAAGCTAGGTGCGCCGACGTTTGATGTCTGGTTGGTGCGCAAGGATTTTGCGGAAAAACACCCGGATATTGTGTCGGCTTTTGCTCGTGTCACTTTGGCTTCTTACCAGAGCTACACACGTGATCCCGCCGCCTGGGTTGCCAATGCCGACAACATCAGCAAGCTGTCCCGCTTGACTGGCGCGACGCCTCAAGAAATTCCCAATGTCCTGGCAGGCAGCGGCTTTTTATCTGCGGCTGATCAGATCAAGACTCTGGGTCAGCCTACCGCCAAAGCCTTGGCCGATACCTCTGCCTTCCTGAAGGAGCAAGGCCGCATCGACGAGGTCTTGCCTGATTACGCGGCTTACACCACCAGCAAATATGTCGAGGCGGCTGCCTCGCAGGCCAAGTAA
- the tauB gene encoding taurine ABC transporter ATP-binding subunit → MAQLTLNHVSARYPGADHLALRDVSLQLGPGQLVVVLGPSGSGKTTLLNLIAGFTLPSAGTITLDGEPVRGPGADRGVVFQDDALLPWQTVLENVAFGLTLRGESKEQRQAVARHQLALVGLDGLEQRRIWQLSGGQKQRVGIARSLAADPRVLLLDEPFGALDAFTREQAQTLLLSVWQRSAKPVFLITHDIEEAVFLATDLIILGGTPGHVVERLTLDFGQRHTDGQPVRQVKSSPEFIAARERVLEHVFSAHPVVASS, encoded by the coding sequence ATGGCGCAGTTAACACTGAATCACGTCAGCGCACGTTATCCCGGTGCTGATCATCTGGCGCTGCGAGACGTGTCGCTGCAATTGGGGCCGGGGCAGTTGGTGGTGGTGCTGGGGCCTTCGGGTAGTGGCAAGACTACCTTATTGAATCTGATTGCTGGCTTCACCTTGCCTAGCGCTGGAACGATTACCCTGGATGGTGAACCTGTGCGCGGCCCTGGGGCTGATCGTGGTGTGGTGTTTCAGGATGATGCCTTGCTGCCTTGGCAGACGGTCCTGGAGAACGTGGCTTTTGGTTTGACGTTACGTGGGGAATCCAAGGAGCAGCGTCAGGCGGTGGCGCGTCATCAATTGGCTTTGGTGGGGCTGGACGGCTTGGAGCAGCGCCGTATCTGGCAATTGTCTGGTGGTCAGAAGCAGCGGGTGGGGATTGCTCGTTCTCTGGCGGCTGACCCGCGTGTGCTCTTGCTGGATGAGCCTTTTGGGGCGCTGGATGCCTTTACCCGAGAGCAGGCTCAGACGCTGTTGTTGAGTGTCTGGCAGCGCAGCGCCAAGCCTGTTTTTCTGATTACACACGATATTGAAGAAGCCGTGTTTCTGGCTACCGATCTGATCATTTTGGGCGGTACGCCTGGGCATGTGGTGGAGCGTTTGACGCTGGATTTTGGGCAGCGTCACACCGATGGGCAGCCGGTGCGTCAGGTGAAGTCCTCGCCGGAGTTCATCGCGGCGCGAGAGCGTGTGCTGGAGCATGTGTTCTCGGCGCATCCCGTTGTTGCTTCGTCCTGA
- the tauC gene encoding taurine ABC transporter permease TauC — MKSSAAGEVLQAGDIAGLSGASSLSVGGDSKPYQSASTKPRQTSIAVISLLTLSGVLFLWWAVTEWGYVDPLFLPSPPAVLSRVFRLFSVGYMDATVQQHLAASLWRISLALIAAVLLAIPTGIAIGRNRIAQGILDPLIEFYRPIPPLAYLPLIVIWFGIGELSKVLLIYLAIFAPITIATAGGVRNVDPVKLRAAQSLGATRVQLLRYIIIPSASPDILTGLRIGLGVGWSTLVASELVAATRGLGFMVQSAGQFLATDVVMAGILLIALVAFVLEIGLRRLQAKLVPWHGQAR, encoded by the coding sequence ATGAAATCCTCTGCCGCTGGCGAGGTTCTGCAAGCAGGCGATATCGCAGGTTTGTCGGGCGCTTCGTCTTTAAGCGTGGGTGGCGATTCCAAGCCTTATCAATCAGCGTCCACCAAGCCTCGGCAAACGTCTATTGCTGTGATCAGTTTGCTCACTTTAAGTGGGGTGCTGTTTTTGTGGTGGGCCGTTACCGAGTGGGGCTATGTGGATCCGCTGTTCCTGCCCTCACCCCCGGCTGTGCTGAGTCGTGTTTTTCGACTGTTCTCGGTGGGCTATATGGATGCCACGGTCCAGCAGCATTTGGCGGCCAGTTTGTGGCGGATCAGCTTGGCATTGATTGCGGCTGTTCTGTTGGCGATTCCTACGGGTATCGCGATTGGCCGTAATCGTATTGCTCAAGGCATTCTGGACCCTTTGATTGAGTTCTATCGCCCGATTCCTCCGCTGGCGTATTTGCCTTTGATCGTGATCTGGTTTGGGATTGGCGAGTTGTCCAAAGTGCTGCTGATTTATCTGGCGATTTTTGCGCCAATCACGATTGCGACGGCTGGCGGGGTACGTAATGTGGACCCGGTGAAATTGCGTGCGGCTCAATCTCTGGGGGCGACGCGTGTTCAGTTGCTGCGTTACATCATTATCCCCAGCGCCTCGCCCGATATTTTGACGGGCCTGCGCATTGGGCTGGGAGTAGGGTGGTCGACTCTGGTGGCTTCGGAGCTGGTGGCTGCCACGCGTGGGCTGGGATTCATGGTTCAGTCAGCGGGGCAGTTTCTGGCGACTGATGTAGTGATGGCGGGGATTCTGCTTATTGCCTTGGTGGCGTTTGTGCTTGAAATCGGCTTGCGTCGTTTACAGGCCAAACTTGTTCCGTGGCACGGGCAAGCGCGTTAA